TACGGTAAGGCGTATACAGCCATGAGATACTGGTCTTCCTAAGTTTCTTACTGAGGTATGGGATAGGGTGGATTCATCTGTAGTTTTAAATAGTACTGAGTGAAAAAGGATACCGCCTTTTATTCGAACCCAGTATTGGGCATATACATCAAATTTTTGAAAGTATCCCCAACGGCCTTTTTGTCCAGGTATTACAAATGTACCAAGGGGGGTCGGAGTACCAGGTGCACCAGTAGAAGCTATCATCTGCCTAAGTACCTTATCGTATTTTCCCGATTTGCTTCTTCCAAATACTGTTACTACTTGGTTTGTAACATCGATTTGGATTTTATAGGGCAGGGGTTTTTTCTCCGCTGCTTTTGCCTTTTTTTCCTCTTCTTTTTTCTCCTGTTCAGTTATTTTATTGTTATCTTCTAGTATTTCCACGTCTTTTGATGGCCCTTCTTCGGGTTTGTTTTTATCGATTAGTTCACAAGATATGTTATCCTCTAGTTCATCTTCATCTGTTTTTGCTTGTTCATCTAAGTCTATTATATCGGTGCTGTTGGTACCATCGTTCTCAGCTTGTTGATTTTTTCCCGCTTTTGAGCAGCCTGATACCGATAATACAAATATACAAGCAAGCATAATTATAAATATTCTTTTACCAGCCTTCATACCAATTAGCCTCCTATTTTAAATGAATATGTAGTGCTAAATCAATGATAGCTTTAAAAAAAGGCAGTGTCAATTAAAATACCCACAAATTAATATTTGTAACATTAATTTAATGTATGCAGAAAAAGTGTAAAGATTACCTTATAGAAATGCAGTAGTAAAACCTATATAATAGAGTAAAGTAGAAGAAAGAGAGGCAAATACATGGGAAAAAAATTCAAATCTTTTATGTGTGTTTTCATAATTCTTTATCTATTGGTTCCATTGACGGTTCATGCTAAGAATGAAGATGTTTCCATAAAGGCTTCAATTGGGTTTGAAGGTTATTTTAAGATGGGGGAATGGGTACCTATAAACATTGAGGTGCAAAACAAAGGTGAGGATATAAAGGGCAGTATAGAGATCTCGGCAAATCAGGATGAGGCCTCTGCAATATTGTATACTACTCCCGCCATAGTGCCTAAAGGTGCTACAAAGCAATTTACAATGTATATAAAGACCAATATACTTCAAAGACGGTTTAATGTAAACCTTATGCAAGGTGGAGAATTGGTACAAAGCTTTAGAATAGACGATGCAAAGCCAATATCCAACAATAACTATTTAATGGGAATCCTGACTGAAGATAAAAATGCCATGAGCTATTGGTGGCAGGGATTAGGTGGCAATAATAGCCTTTTTTCAAACTATCAAGCGGTGGCACTGTCTTTGGGCGATATTCCGGATAAAAATCAGGTTATGGATAATTTTCATATAATCATACTGAACGATATGGATACTAGTGAATTGTCCGATGGGCAGTTAGATACCCTTAAAAGCTGGGTAGATAGGGGTGGCATATTAATAATAGGAACTGGAGCAAGGGGAGAGAAGACATTAAAGGGAATTAAAGAGTTTTTGCCACCATTTGAAATATTGGGTAGCAAGCTTGTATCAGGGTTATCGGAGTTTGAGAATATTTCAAATACCAAGTTTGACAGCGCTGCTTCTGTGGAGATAATGCAAATTAGAGGTCTTTCTGATAATACTATATTAAATCAAGGCGAAGACGAAATAGTCTATAGAGTGAAGAGTGGAGAAGGGGATATATTTATATCGTCCTTTGATTTAGGACTGAAGCCTATGACAGATTGGCAGGGTAGCAAGGCATTTTGGAATGGACTTTTTATAAAACATTTAGATACAGTCAAACAGGAACAGCTACAAATGCCAAATATCAGGAATAACTATAAATATGATCTTATCCGAGGGATAAAAGTAGCTCTAGGTGGCATAGAGGCCATGGATCTGCCGTCAATAGGCAAGATATCCATAATACTTGTTATCTATCTCTTGATAGTAGGCCCCATTCATTATCTAGTGTTAAAGAAACTTGATAAGAGGGAATGGGCTTGGGGAAGCATACCTGTCCTTGTGCTCATATTTTCCCTTATCATATATCAAATGGCCTACAATACAAAGGGCAATGAGCGTATAATAAACAATGTCTCATTGATAGATATGAAATCAGGCGATGTCTCAATTGCCGATAGGTATATAGGTGTATTCATACCTAAAAGGGGTAGGTATGAGGTAACTTTAGATAAAAATGTATTATTATCTACTGACATAGGTGATACAGATCCAAGGGATAATGAAATAAAAAGGGAGAACGTTGTAGCAAGGGTGATGGAAGGCAATCCATCGGGGGTAGAGATATTAAATGCCAATGTATGGACCATGCAAACTATAAATGTTAAGGAGACAAGCAACAAATTAGGTGGCATGGTTGCTGAACTATACTACCAGGATGGAAGGATAAATGGCACGATAACAAACAACACGCCATTTCCATTGGAGGACGGAGTATTAATATCATATTATGGATATGAAAAACTGGGCAATATAGCGGCAGGTGAAACAAAGGATGTAGATATGAGCATTATGTCAAATGTTCAAGGGGATATGATATATAATATGATAAATACACTTTATCCCGATCAATCCAATCAAAACTTTAAGACGTTTCGTGCATTAAGTGATGATGAGAGAAAGTATTTTATAAAGCGGAGAATGTTGGAAGGTATCCTTAGAAAAGATAGTTCCATGAAACACGAAGGGGGACACATGAGTAAAGCACTATATTTTATTGGATTTAGTGATCAAAAGGTATGGGACGATCCAATGGTAAATGGTAAAGCTTCTGATGAGTCATACTATTTTAATGCGATAACATCTGAGATTGAATTTAAAAAAGAGCATGATGATAATGTAGGTATTCCCCCAGGGGTTTTAAATGGTATATTGGATACCAAGGCATCGCAGGGACTGCATGCAGAGGGGAAGACTATATATATACCAAGCAATACGGAGGCTAGAATAGCCTTTGATATGAGAGATTTTAAGGATGTGGATATATCCAAGTTTGATATATACTTGAGGACTTTTTCAGGACAGGGGAATGTAAAGATATATAATAACGAAAAGAATGAATTTGAAGTATTAGATAAGGGTACCTTGGGTCAAGATATGTTAAATGTTATAAATTTAAACGCAAAAACGATACAGAAATTTGTAGACGATGATTATAATATACGGATAAGTATATCTTCCAGTTCTATGGAGGATCTGATTATTGAAATGCCCACTTTTGCATTGGAAGGGAGGCAGAGTTAATGCTAAAAGTAGATGGATTGGTAAAGAAGTATGGAAAGTTTTTGGCAGTTGATCATTTGAATATGGAGATAGAAAATGGCCAGATATATGGCTTTGTAGGGCCAAATGGTGCCGGTAAGACCACAACCATGAGGATAATTGCTACTTTATTGCCTGCTACTGCCGGAAAGGTGGAGGTAGGGGGTATAGATGCCTTTAGACAGCCGTTGGAGGTTAGGGGGCATATAGGATACATGCCCGATTTCTTTGGAGTGTATGACAATTTAAAGGTGATGGAATATTTGGACTTTTACGGAAATTTGTATCATATACCCTATGACAAGCGTATGAAGACTGCTAATGAGCTTTTGGAGCTGGTTGAGCTTGAGAATAAAAGGGAGAGTTATGTAGATGAATTATCAAGGGGTATGAAGCAACGATTGTGCCTTGCTCGCAGTTTGATACATGACCCTGATCTCCTCATATTGGATGAACCGGCCTCGGGTATGGATCCTAGGGCCCGCATAGAGATGAAAAGGATACTTCACAAGCTTAAGGATTTGGGGAAAACCATACTTATAAGTTCGCATATACTTCCAGAGCTAGCGGAAATGTGTGATATAGTGGGCATAATAGAGGGTGGACGTATGGTGGCTGAAGGTAGTGTGGACGATATAATGTCCAAGATATCAGGCAGCACCATAATAAATATAAGGATGATGAGGGATGCAGACAAGGCAATAAAAATCTTGAAGGAACATCCCCTTGTATCTGGAGTAACTAGGGAAGGAAATGAACTGGAGGTTTCGTATATAGGCAAGGATGATGAAATATGGCAGGTTATAAAGGCATTAATAGATAATAGATTACCCATATTATCATTTGGTGCTGCAGGTGGAAATCTGGAGAAAATATTTATGGAGGTGACCAAGGGTGAAGAATTCACTAAATAATCCTGTACTTTCAAGTGAACTAAAGATAAAGATGAGAAACTGGAAGACGTTTGCAGCCATAAGTAGTTATGTAGGCGTGATGCTCCTTATAGCATTTATATTTTTTAAGGCATTTATAGAAAGACAGATGAATTTTGATGCGATAATAAATGCTAATACTTCTATAGGCCTTCAATTATATATGCTTTTGGCCATAGTGCAGTTTATATTGATAGTATTAATAGTTCCAGCGCACACATCAGGTGCCATAAGCATGGAGCGTGAGAGGCAAACCCTTGATCTTCTATTATGTACCAAGATAGCCCCTTTAAAGATAGTACTCGGCAAACTTTTTTCATCCATGAGCTTTGTACTGCTCCTTATAATATCGTCTATTCCCCTTTTTAGTCTAGTATTTTTATTTGGTGGTGTGGCGCCTAAGGATGTGTTTTTCCTATTTCTATTCTATATAATAACTGCCATAGCTATAGGCAGTATGGGAATTTTCTATTCAACCATCCTAAAAAAGACGATAACGGCTACTGTAGCTTGCTATGTAACGGTATTTATACTATGGGTGTTATCTGCGCTTATAGGAGGTTATACCATTTCAACTAGATATGAAAATGTTAATGCTTTAAAGAAGGTATATACTCCATTTATATTTTATTTCAATTCGCCTATGGGATTAGGGGATATGTTGAGCAGTCAGGCTACGGGCAATATAGGTGGTATAAACTCTCTTTTTGGTATTAATCACGGTTTTGTCCCCTCTGTATCTCCAAAGGGCATAACAGTTATCATGGATAAATGGGAGATGCTAAGTTTTTGGATAAAGAACTCCATAGTCATGGGCATAGTGTCTATTATTTTGCTTTTGATAAGCGCAAATAGAATAAATCCTTTGAATACTAGATTTGGGATCAAGAGGCAGGATAAAAAATGAAAAGTAATATAGATGCTGAAATTACAAAGGCATTATGGCCTATACGGAAAAGACTGATCATAGGGCAATTTATAAAATCCATAATCTTTGCTATTATGATATCTTCGTTAGTTGCCTTAGGTTTTATGATAGTATCATTCTTTGTACCATTAGAGCATCTTTGGTTCTATATATGTATAAGTGGATCTATCATATTATTTATTTGTATAATGGGGTCTTTGTTTTCCATGCCTTCATATATGGATGCTGCTCGAGCAGGCGACAGGTTGGGACTTAAAGAGCGGCTTGTAACTGCCTTGGAGTTAGGGGAGAGCAGCGAAGTTTTTGCTGTTTTGCAAAGGAGGGATGCTATAGAGCATCTAAAGGGTATTGATTTTAAGAAGATTCCTTTATCTATTTCAAAAGAGTGGTGGTATGTGACTCTTTTGTGCATATCAATCCTTCTTTTGCTCACCTTTATTCCAAATTCTCAGCATCAAGTGATAAGGCAGAGGCAGGCGGTTATGCAAGAGGCACAAAGATTGGTGGATTATATAGAGAAAGATGCTGAAGAAAAATTAAAAATGGATAATCGTCTTACAAAAGAGGAGCGACAGGAGATTTTAAAGGAGCTTAGAAGGCTCTCCTCCCGCCTTGAAGGGACAAAGGACTATACTGAGGGTATAAAGGAAATTTCAAAGGCCCAGGATGATATAAAAAAGATATTAGATAAACAAAATATGTCTAGATTAAATAACGTAAAAAATGTCCTAAATGCCCATTCTACTACGTCAGAGCTAGGTAAGGCGCTAGAGGAAAAGGATTATGATAAGCTAGGGTCGGAAAGTAAAAAGTTAATGGAAAAAATGGCCCAGGGTGGATTGGATGGGGATACTAAATTAGCTTTAAAGGATGCCCTAAAGCAAATACCGGAAGGTCATAATATAGATATTTCTGTTCCTTCCGGCATAGGAGATTTTGAGGATGCACTGGTAAAACTTATGTCAAATGATATACAAAATCCTGGGGATATTGAATATATGCTGCAGACTGCAAAAAGCTCCATAGCCCAGGCAGCGGGAGAAAATATTCCAAATCCTATGG
This Xylanivirga thermophila DNA region includes the following protein-coding sequences:
- a CDS encoding ABC transporter ATP-binding protein, with the translated sequence MLKVDGLVKKYGKFLAVDHLNMEIENGQIYGFVGPNGAGKTTTMRIIATLLPATAGKVEVGGIDAFRQPLEVRGHIGYMPDFFGVYDNLKVMEYLDFYGNLYHIPYDKRMKTANELLELVELENKRESYVDELSRGMKQRLCLARSLIHDPDLLILDEPASGMDPRARIEMKRILHKLKDLGKTILISSHILPELAEMCDIVGIIEGGRMVAEGSVDDIMSKISGSTIINIRMMRDADKAIKILKEHPLVSGVTREGNELEVSYIGKDDEIWQVIKALIDNRLPILSFGAAGGNLEKIFMEVTKGEEFTK
- a CDS encoding ABC transporter permease; its protein translation is MKNSLNNPVLSSELKIKMRNWKTFAAISSYVGVMLLIAFIFFKAFIERQMNFDAIINANTSIGLQLYMLLAIVQFILIVLIVPAHTSGAISMERERQTLDLLLCTKIAPLKIVLGKLFSSMSFVLLLIISSIPLFSLVFLFGGVAPKDVFFLFLFYIITAIAIGSMGIFYSTILKKTITATVACYVTVFILWVLSALIGGYTISTRYENVNALKKVYTPFIFYFNSPMGLGDMLSSQATGNIGGINSLFGINHGFVPSVSPKGITVIMDKWEMLSFWIKNSIVMGIVSIILLLISANRINPLNTRFGIKRQDKK